A single Lactuca sativa cultivar Salinas chromosome 8, Lsat_Salinas_v11, whole genome shotgun sequence DNA region contains:
- the LOC111904641 gene encoding glycerol-3-phosphate acyltransferase 9 isoform X1, with translation MNKLTSSNMELDLDRPNIEDYLASDSIQEPLGKLRLHDLLDISPTLTEAVGAIVDDSFTRCFKSNPPEPWNWNVYLFPLWCLGVVVRYGILFPVRVLILTIGWIIFLSCYIPVHVLLKGHDKIRNKLERALVELICSFFVASWTGVVKYHGPRPCARPKQVFVANHTSMIDFIILEQMTAFAVIMQKHPGWVGLLQSTILESLGCIWFNRSESKDREIVARKLREHVEGADNNPLLIFPEGTCVNNHYSVMFKKGAFELGSTVCPIAIKYNKIFVDAFWNSRKQSFTTHLLQLMTSWAVVCDVWYLEPQNMKPGETAIEFAERVRDIISVRAGIKKVPWDGYLKYSRPSPKHRERKQQSFAESVLRRLEEK, from the exons ATGAACAAACTGACATCATCAAACATGGAATTAGACCTAGATCGACCCAACATTGAAGATTACCTCGCCTCTGATTCCATTCAAGAACCTCTTGGAAAGCTTCGACT GCATGATTTGCTCGACATTTCACCCACCCTAACAGAAGCAGTTGGCGCCATTGTTGAT GATTCATTCACACGATGCTTCAAATCCAATCCTCCAGAACCATGGAACTGGAATGTGTATTTGTTCCCATTATGGTGTTTAGGAGTCGTAGTAAGATATGGAATTCTTTTCCCTGTAAG AGTTTTAATTCTCACAATTGGTTGGATAATATTCCTTTCATGTTATATCCCTGTGCATGTGCTACTAAAAGGACATGATAAGATCAGAAACAAATTAGAG AGGGCATTGGTGGAATTAATTTGTAGCTTCTTTGTTGCATCATGGACAGGGGTAGTTAAGTACCATGGCCCTAGGCCATGTGCAAGACCTAAACAG gTTTTTGTAGCCAATCATACTTCCATGATCGATTTCATTATTTTAGAACAGATGACTGCATTTGCTGTAATCATGCAAAAGCACCCTGGATGGGTTG GACTTTTGCAAAGTACAATTTTGGAAAGCTTGGGGTGTATATGGTTCAATCGTTCAGAATCTAAAGATCGAGAAATTGTAGCAAGAAA GTTAAGGGAACATGTTGAAGGAGCTGATAATAATCCTCTTCTAATTTTCCCTGAAGGAACTTGTGTGAATAATCATTACTCTGTTATGTTCAAAAAg ggtGCATTTGAACTCGGATCCACTGTTTGTCCGATTGCAATCAAGTACAACAAAATCTTTGTTGATGCCTTTTGGAATAGCAGAAA ACAATCATTCACAACACATCTATTGCAATTGATGACGTCATGGGCTGTGGTGTGTGATGTTTGGTACTTGGAACCCCAAAACATGAAGCCGGGAGAAACAGCTATTGAATTTGCTGAAAG GGTGAGGGACATTATCTCGGTTCGGGCGGGTATTAAAAAGGTTCCGTGGGATGGATACTTGAAATACTCGCGCCCAAGCCCAAAACATAGGGAAAGAAA GCAGCAAAGCTTTGCGGAGTCGGTGTTGCGTCGTTTGGAAGAGAAGTAG
- the LOC111904641 gene encoding glycerol-3-phosphate acyltransferase 9 isoform X2, translated as MQDSFTRCFKSNPPEPWNWNVYLFPLWCLGVVVRYGILFPVRVLILTIGWIIFLSCYIPVHVLLKGHDKIRNKLERALVELICSFFVASWTGVVKYHGPRPCARPKQVFVANHTSMIDFIILEQMTAFAVIMQKHPGWVGLLQSTILESLGCIWFNRSESKDREIVARKLREHVEGADNNPLLIFPEGTCVNNHYSVMFKKGAFELGSTVCPIAIKYNKIFVDAFWNSRKQSFTTHLLQLMTSWAVVCDVWYLEPQNMKPGETAIEFAERVRDIISVRAGIKKVPWDGYLKYSRPSPKHRERKQQSFAESVLRRLEEK; from the exons ATGCAA GATTCATTCACACGATGCTTCAAATCCAATCCTCCAGAACCATGGAACTGGAATGTGTATTTGTTCCCATTATGGTGTTTAGGAGTCGTAGTAAGATATGGAATTCTTTTCCCTGTAAG AGTTTTAATTCTCACAATTGGTTGGATAATATTCCTTTCATGTTATATCCCTGTGCATGTGCTACTAAAAGGACATGATAAGATCAGAAACAAATTAGAG AGGGCATTGGTGGAATTAATTTGTAGCTTCTTTGTTGCATCATGGACAGGGGTAGTTAAGTACCATGGCCCTAGGCCATGTGCAAGACCTAAACAG gTTTTTGTAGCCAATCATACTTCCATGATCGATTTCATTATTTTAGAACAGATGACTGCATTTGCTGTAATCATGCAAAAGCACCCTGGATGGGTTG GACTTTTGCAAAGTACAATTTTGGAAAGCTTGGGGTGTATATGGTTCAATCGTTCAGAATCTAAAGATCGAGAAATTGTAGCAAGAAA GTTAAGGGAACATGTTGAAGGAGCTGATAATAATCCTCTTCTAATTTTCCCTGAAGGAACTTGTGTGAATAATCATTACTCTGTTATGTTCAAAAAg ggtGCATTTGAACTCGGATCCACTGTTTGTCCGATTGCAATCAAGTACAACAAAATCTTTGTTGATGCCTTTTGGAATAGCAGAAA ACAATCATTCACAACACATCTATTGCAATTGATGACGTCATGGGCTGTGGTGTGTGATGTTTGGTACTTGGAACCCCAAAACATGAAGCCGGGAGAAACAGCTATTGAATTTGCTGAAAG GGTGAGGGACATTATCTCGGTTCGGGCGGGTATTAAAAAGGTTCCGTGGGATGGATACTTGAAATACTCGCGCCCAAGCCCAAAACATAGGGAAAGAAA GCAGCAAAGCTTTGCGGAGTCGGTGTTGCGTCGTTTGGAAGAGAAGTAG